In a genomic window of Candidatus Binatia bacterium:
- a CDS encoding DUF3050 domain-containing protein: MNKTQNWEEACEVLRNHPLYGAIKTPSALRLFTEYHVFAVWDFMTLLKSLQRDLTTVSLPWFPGRDPETARLVNALVLAEESDSIPEGDGFRKLSHFEWYLEAMTEIGADCSEINFCIAEVRRGALFQSVLADAKLTPSVNEFLQATSEILEEPVAVRVAAFHYSRELIIPEMFLPIATNLSQEGLACGTLVACLQRHVDIDSQDHSLASEAMVERLLASSPELMGRAEEISLRALTARVALWDAILERIC; this comes from the coding sequence GTGAACAAAACCCAGAATTGGGAAGAGGCTTGTGAGGTTCTTCGGAACCACCCGCTCTATGGGGCCATAAAGACTCCGTCTGCTTTGCGTCTTTTTACGGAGTACCACGTATTCGCAGTGTGGGACTTCATGACGTTATTAAAAAGTCTGCAAAGGGATTTGACGACAGTTTCCCTGCCGTGGTTCCCGGGGCGAGACCCGGAGACCGCCAGGCTTGTCAACGCATTGGTCTTGGCGGAAGAGAGCGACTCCATTCCCGAGGGCGATGGGTTTCGGAAACTTTCTCACTTTGAATGGTACTTGGAAGCAATGACCGAAATTGGTGCGGATTGTTCGGAGATTAATTTTTGTATAGCGGAAGTTCGTCGTGGCGCCTTGTTTCAATCTGTCCTCGCAGATGCAAAGTTGACCCCATCAGTTAACGAGTTTCTTCAAGCGACATCCGAAATTCTCGAAGAGCCTGTTGCGGTCCGTGTAGCGGCATTTCACTATTCTCGAGAACTGATCATTCCGGAAATGTTTCTACCGATTGCTACGAATCTGTCTCAAGAGGGTCTTGCCTGCGGCACCTTGGTTGCGTGTTTGCAACGGCACGTCGATATAGACTCGCAGGATCATTCGTTGGCTTCCGAAGCAATGGTCGAGAGGTTGCTTGCGTCCTCGCCTGAACTGATGGGGCGGGCCGAAGAAATATCCTTACGTGCCCTCACGGCTCGCGTCGCGCTGTGGGACGCCATCCTTGAGAGGATCTGCTAG